A stretch of DNA from Lotus japonicus ecotype B-129 chromosome 4, LjGifu_v1.2:
TATGTTGTTATGGTAGATTGTACAGAAGCCTTCACCACTGATAAAATATCACATATCTCATGTGCTTAATatgatactccctccggtcatatttataagcatgaaagagaagaaatatcttggtcctttttataagaaccaaatgaaagtttgagctatattaatgatttttttttccaatgatgcccttattaattctaacttgtaaaatgtgtctcattaattattctctctctttttcactttccaacactaataataaagggtaattttggaagtttattttgattcaagacatatttaatgcattttatctagtttaactacatttcttaaactatgtgaaattttttttgttgcttataaataggaccggagggagtatatacaATTTATTGactttattaaataataagctAACTGTGTTTGTTGTTTGTAGAAATTCCAAAATCGGCATGAAAGTCTTTGATTGGGCTCAGTTGGTGGGGAAGAACAATGACTTTGTTGTTATTATGATAAGGTCTGACTATGGAACCTTGAACGAGAAGGAAAGTTTGACATTAGAGTGTGAGCAGGGTGGTAaattcaaaccatacaagggaaAGTTTGACATTAGGGTGTGAGCTTGCATTTTTCGCACTCTTGAATGTGAAATTTaactataaaaaaatgaaatatttaaaattaaaaataaaattcttaacagttggttccttcacactcttgagggtgaaatttgaaaatatttcacactcttgagtgtgaaatgaaaatataaaaaaacaaaaaattatctttaaaaattaaattattaaccgttcaataactcacactcttgagcgtgaaatttgaaaatgtttcacacacttgagtgtgaaatttaattataaaaaatgaattatttaaaattaaaaataaaattcttaacagttggttccttcacactcttgagtgtgaaatttgaaaagatttcacactcttgagtgtgaaatgaaaatataaaaaacaaaaaaaaaatttaaaaattattaacagttcaataactcacactcttgagtgtgaaatttgaaaatgtttcacacacttgagtgtgaaatctaattctaaagaaaagaaaaatttaaaattgaaaataaaatcctCAACAGTTGGTCCATTCACACTCCGATCCTGATCTTGAGTGCGAAACTGAATTGTGTTTCACACCCTTGAGTGTGAAACACAATTGTGTGAATCGAGTATGTTCATTCTCTCTTCACAttcttcctttcgttttaagcgtttcacacttagtgggtgtgaaatattttcacaCTCATTGAGTGTGAAAAAAATGTTTCACAGTTAGCAGGTGTGAAAATACTATCACCCTTTGATTATCTCTTTATAAGAGAGGGTATTAAgggaatttagaaaataaaagagggtGTGAGATTAATAagggggtgttaaaactaatgccctAAAACAAGATCCTTTtttccgttcctatttatctgtccactttgagaaaaataatttattcctatttaactgtccatttagcatttcaagagagcattaaatgatatttttacaactaatacccttatcagaacaataaatgaagaaagataaaatgcaatctaaagggtaaaaatgaaaaacaaatacactacttttatgaaaaccaacaaaattaattgcactactTAATACGTGTGTTTTTTCTCTTcccggacagttaaataggaacggagggagtaattgaTTTATCATCTTATTTAATCCTTATACAAATCCATCCTTGTGCATAGATGAACAAaatattatggataaatatgCTTGTACACTCGAATTTAAAATGGcttctgaagaaaaaaaaattacagttTGGAGCTTGCTGTGGTACTTTAAAATAGATTAAAGTAATATAAATTATAGAAAAAATACAATTTGAACTTagaagaagaggatgaagaaagatttgCAAGGTTCAACATATATGGTAGGACATAGAAGAAGAGATCATGATAAGAAATGAACTTAAAGCTATCAATTAGACCAACCCCTCGGGTTTCTACGTCATTTATCAAATTGATTATGTTAAATAAGTTGCATATTATATGATTGATTGATATGAATGGTGTCACTTGACTAAATTTTGACATGTAGCCTTTTTCGGAGACTTTTGGCTCTAGTCTTGTTATTGGCTTTGTTGGTGGCTCATTGTAATGTCCCGATTTTCAGGGGTTACAATAGTGACTACCTTAATAATTTATGATTACATGCTTATGATGATATGATTCACATGATAATCTATGAGATAATTATGCATTTAAGATATTTGTATAGCTTGTTAACATGTAGTGATtgtatgaattatatttattgTTCTTCCATTGACTAAGATTTAAACACGGAATTTGAGTTCCATAAAGCTATTGCTGTTAGGAGAAGCTACAAAGACCCATGATTTTGGTGATCTCAACCTCTTATGTGGAGGACACGTCGTTGGAATTTAActctgtttgtttgactaaccatTGAGAGTATCATCACATTTCTAAAGAAATTCGGGAGTTCCTAGAGGACggggagtatatatatatatatatatcctatTATATTTCATATATTCATTCACACACACATTTACATAGATATATTACTGAATTATAAAATAAGCTAATAGGTCTTTAGTGGGATGTAACAGTCCAGACGTATTATTTAAGGGCAGGAATTCTGTATCAATCAAAAGTCAATACATTGGCACTTATAGGTTTCTAAATGCAAACTGAATGGGTAGTTTTATATCCATGACAGTAAAGACCTAATGATAACCAAGAGGAGCTGGTGCCTCCCGCAGTTCTTTACCATGGAAGTGGATATCCTGCAAACATAATAATGGTATTAAAAAACAAGGGCACACCACTGCAAAATCAATGTACAAATATAGTAAACACAGTAAATCAATAAACTTGTCCAAAAGAACAAATCAGTATTGCAAAATGCATCATACGCGTAGTATGTTACTGTCTGCCTACATGGTTAAGATTTATAATTCTCTGACTCTTATGCCCCCCGCCCAAAAGAAATGAAATGGCTAAACTCCATTTGAATATCTGTAATCATCAATTTATGTTTGAAGTGAACAATTAAATGTGTTGTTGATTTCTGCCAACCTATTTACTATGTTTGACAACAAATGTAAGTACTCTAGTAGTCTTATACTTCTGCAGCCCTTGTACACCCTTCACTTTAACATTCTAAGCTGGGCTTATGAGGAAATTGGGGGAAGAATGGCCATCTAGTTGTCTGTCAGATTCATCCTTTGTGTATATTAAACCAACCCCATATTTCCCACAATGTATAACTTTCATGCTTTATGTTCCAAGAAAAAAATGATCCGTACATGTATACAAGTTTCAGAGGACGTTGAAATGAAAGGAGCATAAAACTGGGCTTTCGCCCCtcacattatcaaaaaaaaaaaggagcataaaactaatatatcatataaaCAAGGGTAACAAATGTTTAGTCCCCTATAAAACAGTCAATATTTGAAGGTAGTCTCTAATTTATAAAATGTCTCATTTTGATCCATATTTTCTAAAAGAGCCTCTCTTTATCACACATTATGAACAAAATAGTGAACCTAACTATAATAAAACGAGGTATCAATAACAAATAACATTTTTGGGACCGCACTAGGCCATTACAGTTTTTTCAACACATACCAATTTGCATTAAAAccccaaaaaataaataacagaGCACACATTGAGGACTAAAATGAGAACATTTCAATAAATAAGGAACCAAATCAAAGACTTGAACCAAACATTAACGAATTTACGGGACTAAAAACATACTTTACCCTTTAAACAATTTCAAGGGATAAGTTGATGGAACTGAATTAGAAGCATCATTTTATAAGGCAAACACAAAGATGATTAGTCTAGTGAAAAATGATACTCACAGAAGCAAAATGGTTCACGTCCCGATGGTGAGCCTCATCAGCACGAATGACTGTTATAACATCTTTCAATGTAGCATCCTTGGGAAGTCTCCAATAGTCTATTGCAATGGCAGGAGCAGGAACATTTTCAATTGCACCACTCTCAATGTCCTTCAAATACTCAGTGTAAGAATGTATAGCTTCCTCCTCAAGGTACCCAACAACTCTATGAGCCACCTTTGGAGAGAGTAAATAAAGCACAAAGAACGCATTGAAGAAAACTCCCTGCACAGTAAGAACCAGAAATCTTTCATACCATTTAGGCTGCACAAGTTCCACCATGGTCATTAGGTGCATTCTCTCATTCTCTGCTTCCTCAAGCAACGCCTTGATCCATCCGCCACTCTGCTGAAACTTACGCAGTGACCTTAAGTGCAGCAACATCCCTCCTACCATTCCAGGTACAGCTGCAACTGTTTCAAGCATCATCGCTCGGCAACCATACCGTCTCTGAAAATATGTATGCATTATGGTGCGATGATTGAACGAAAATTAATTCAATTTCCATAAACAATATCttgaaaaaattgaataatGGAGCTGCAGTATCTAGTCtacattttttgaaaacaaatacaTTATTCATTGTGCATATTTCCATGAATAAGTGGAAAATGAACACATCACTATACTCTTACTAAAATTAGAAACTTCCTATTGGGGTACAAAACTACAAATGATACacatattttacaataaaaaatCAAGTGTGAGTTAGCTAATTCTAAACTAAACAAACCAAACATTTTTTTTGTGACAGACAAAttttagttgttagtaaattagtccctcctcagagttcgaaccctggacccttcacccttcatcccacccaacccttatgagTTATGCCATCTAACTCTTACCACCTGAGCTAACCATTGGGGACAACACGACTTGCGAACATATAATTCTAGCATCCCTGAATATGAAGAAAGAACAAATACAGATTTCAAAACACACACCTGAAAAAACACATCTGTTGGAATTCTGAGGAGC
This window harbors:
- the LOC130714283 gene encoding ubiquinol oxidase 2, mitochondrial-like, translated to MKHLALSYALRRALNCNRHGLTAVRQLPATEVRRFLVSGENGVFSCWNRMMSSQAAPEEEKKEEKAEKESLRTEAKKNDGSVVVSSYWGISRPKITREDGTEWPWNCFMPWETYRPDLSIDLTKHHVPKNFLDKVAYRTVKLLRIPTDVFFQRRYGCRAMMLETVAAVPGMVGGMLLHLRSLRKFQQSGGWIKALLEEAENERMHLMTMVELVQPKWYERFLVLTVQGVFFNAFFVLYLLSPKVAHRVVGYLEEEAIHSYTEYLKDIESGAIENVPAPAIAIDYWRLPKDATLKDVITVIRADEAHHRDVNHFASDIHFHGKELREAPAPLGYH